One genomic segment of Kordiimonas sp. SCSIO 12603 includes these proteins:
- a CDS encoding disulfide bond formation protein B: MNTFLQTLIKEQPVRFGGLVAFGLLAGAYGFQFAGYPPCEMCWWQRYPYMAMILLVLASVFTKTDKNRWVLLLVTLLFAADASIAVFHAGVEQKWWEGFTTCSSGLDLSGNIEDALAAINAAPVVRCDEIPWSLFSISMAGYNAIIATGMTIYCAVKFKRS, translated from the coding sequence ATGAACACCTTCCTTCAAACACTTATCAAAGAGCAACCGGTTCGCTTTGGCGGTCTTGTGGCTTTCGGCTTGCTTGCCGGCGCATATGGTTTTCAGTTTGCTGGGTACCCTCCATGTGAAATGTGTTGGTGGCAACGCTACCCCTATATGGCCATGATACTACTCGTGCTTGCCTCTGTTTTCACCAAAACAGATAAAAACCGTTGGGTACTACTCCTCGTAACTCTTCTTTTTGCTGCGGATGCATCCATCGCTGTTTTCCATGCAGGTGTTGAACAAAAATGGTGGGAAGGTTTCACCACATGTTCATCGGGGCTTGATTTATCTGGCAATATTGAAGATGCGCTCGCCGCTATTAATGCGGCCCCTGTCGTACGGTGCGACGAAATACCATGGTCCCTTTTCAGCATTTCAATGGCAGGCTATAATGCAATTATCGCAACCGGTATGACCATCTACTGCGCAGTAAAGTTCAAACGGTCCTGA
- a CDS encoding 3-hydroxybutyryl-CoA dehydrogenase: protein MVDTVGVVGAGQMGNGIAHVSAVAGLNVVLSDVSMEQAQAGLGVVEQNLMRQVGKGVISAEEMEAALGRITLADNLSAHKNCDLVIEAATENEQIKTSIFKELCPHLKSSALLASNTSSISITRLAASTDRPEQFMGVHFMNPVPVMKLVELIPGIATSKETQERFTQFTDNLGKVTAVSEDFPAFIVNRILMPMINEAIYTLYEGVGSVDCIDKAMRLGANHPMGPLQLADFIGLDTCLSIMQVLYEGLGDSKYRPCPLLVKYVEAGWLGRKTKRGFYDYRVEGEPVPTR, encoded by the coding sequence ATGGTTGATACTGTAGGGGTTGTTGGCGCGGGCCAGATGGGGAATGGCATCGCTCATGTTTCTGCTGTTGCAGGCCTTAATGTTGTGCTTAGCGATGTTTCCATGGAACAGGCGCAAGCTGGTCTCGGTGTTGTTGAACAAAACCTGATGCGGCAGGTTGGCAAAGGTGTTATTTCCGCAGAAGAAATGGAAGCTGCTCTTGGTCGAATTACTTTAGCAGATAATCTATCTGCACATAAAAACTGTGACTTGGTCATTGAAGCAGCGACAGAGAACGAGCAGATTAAAACAAGCATCTTCAAAGAGCTCTGCCCGCACCTGAAATCATCTGCTCTTCTGGCTTCTAACACATCCTCGATTTCCATCACGCGTCTAGCAGCCAGCACAGACCGCCCTGAACAGTTTATGGGGGTTCACTTCATGAACCCAGTACCAGTGATGAAATTGGTTGAACTGATCCCTGGCATCGCGACATCCAAGGAAACACAGGAACGGTTTACACAGTTTACAGATAACCTTGGCAAAGTAACTGCCGTATCAGAAGATTTCCCAGCCTTTATTGTGAACCGTATTTTAATGCCGATGATCAATGAAGCGATCTACACACTCTATGAAGGTGTTGGTTCAGTTGATTGCATTGATAAAGCCATGCGGCTTGGCGCGAACCATCCAATGGGCCCGCTACAGCTTGCGGACTTCATTGGCTTAGACACCTGCCTATCCATCATGCAGGTACTCTATGAAGGTCTTGGTGATAGTAAATACCGCCCTTGCCCGCTGCTGGTGAAATATGTGGAAGCCGGCTGGCTAGGCCGTAAAACCAAACGCGGATTTTATGATTACCGGGTAGAAGGCGAACCAGTTCCAACACGGTAA
- a CDS encoding HIG1 domain-containing protein, translating to MKAIFVLAILSAVATLIVMLMGVMTMGKTEKKNQRRGQKLMRARVTLQFTTLFLLILAAATG from the coding sequence ATGAAAGCCATTTTTGTATTGGCAATTCTAAGCGCCGTAGCAACGTTAATCGTAATGCTGATGGGCGTGATGACGATGGGAAAAACAGAGAAGAAAAACCAACGCCGCGGCCAAAAACTTATGCGCGCCCGTGTTACTCTTCAGTTCACTACACTTTTCCTTTTGATTCTTGCTGCTGCCACCGGCTAA
- a CDS encoding HNH endonuclease, with protein sequence MGINFVPTSQRSPESCPALVLNADYRPLSYYPLSLWNWQLALKAVFLDRVNIVSEYDREVRSPSFSMKLPSVIALKEYVKQPEYPAFTRFNLFLRDQFTCQFCGSKEDLTFDHVIPRTQGGRTSWENISAACAPCNMRKGGRTPQEAGMHIRRWPYRPTATELHTIGRLFPPNYLHESWRDFLYWDAELES encoded by the coding sequence ATGGGCATTAACTTTGTGCCAACCAGCCAGAGATCACCGGAATCCTGTCCGGCACTGGTGCTGAATGCGGATTATCGACCGCTCAGTTATTATCCGCTTAGTCTTTGGAATTGGCAATTGGCCTTAAAGGCTGTTTTCCTTGATCGTGTGAATATTGTTTCTGAATACGACAGGGAAGTACGGTCACCATCTTTTAGTATGAAACTGCCCAGTGTTATTGCGCTTAAGGAATATGTGAAACAGCCTGAATATCCTGCATTTACTCGCTTTAATTTGTTTCTTAGAGACCAATTTACATGCCAGTTCTGCGGTTCGAAAGAAGACCTTACCTTTGATCATGTGATCCCCAGAACACAAGGCGGGCGAACTAGCTGGGAAAATATCTCGGCAGCCTGCGCACCGTGTAATATGCGAAAGGGTGGAAGAACACCCCAAGAAGCAGGCATGCACATAAGGCGCTGGCCCTATAGGCCGACTGCTACTGAATTACATACTATTGGACGTTTATTCCCGCCTAACTATCTTCATGAAAGTTGGCGGGATTTTTTATATTGGGATGCAGAGCTGGAAAGTTAG
- a CDS encoding YqaA family protein: MLRKLYDWTIEKAQSPASERWLGGLAFAESSFFPIPIDIMLIPMILTNRLKAWRLATITLIMSVLGGVAGYMIGAFLFEVIGQPIIDFYGYGEKFAEFQEYYKEYGILIVLVAGFTPLPFKVVTIASGAVGLNPAVFTLVSIPARGARFYLVAALLYMFGEPIKDFIEKRLGLVTSAMMILGILGFVAIKYI, translated from the coding sequence GTGCTCAGAAAGCTATATGACTGGACCATAGAAAAAGCACAAAGCCCAGCTAGCGAGCGCTGGCTTGGAGGTCTGGCATTTGCGGAAAGTAGCTTTTTCCCGATCCCTATTGATATCATGTTAATTCCAATGATTTTGACAAATCGGCTGAAAGCGTGGCGCCTTGCCACTATCACCCTCATCATGTCTGTGCTGGGTGGTGTTGCTGGCTATATGATTGGCGCTTTCCTTTTTGAAGTGATTGGTCAGCCCATCATTGATTTTTATGGGTACGGTGAGAAATTTGCCGAATTTCAGGAATACTATAAAGAATATGGTATCTTGATTGTGCTTGTAGCTGGTTTCACACCACTGCCGTTCAAAGTGGTTACCATTGCTTCGGGAGCAGTAGGGCTGAACCCTGCAGTTTTCACGTTGGTTTCTATTCCAGCCCGCGGTGCGCGTTTCTATCTGGTAGCAGCTCTTCTCTATATGTTCGGGGAACCTATCAAAGATTTTATCGAAAAACGCTTGGGTTTAGTGACAAGTGCGATGATGATATTGGGCATTCTCGGCTTTGTAGCGATTAAATATATTTAG
- a CDS encoding helix-turn-helix domain-containing protein, protein MRLSIGKLSKKSDVNIETIRYYERIKLMPPPFRSDGGHRIYDETHMERLLFIRRCRDLGFPLEDIRSLLDMADQDEHCSSMRPTAFTHLDVVRAKIAALQEMEKALTTILDDCRDCATPACSVSNALFGCAVRSCACSGSADLKLINV, encoded by the coding sequence ATGCGGCTATCCATTGGAAAATTGAGTAAGAAAAGCGACGTGAATATTGAGACAATTCGCTACTATGAACGTATCAAACTCATGCCTCCCCCTTTCAGAAGCGATGGTGGTCACCGAATCTATGACGAAACTCATATGGAGCGCCTCCTGTTTATTCGTCGTTGTCGCGATCTCGGATTTCCACTTGAGGATATCCGAAGCCTTCTCGATATGGCTGATCAGGATGAACATTGTTCCAGCATGCGGCCAACTGCTTTTACACACCTAGATGTGGTGCGCGCCAAAATCGCAGCTCTTCAAGAAATGGAAAAAGCACTCACAACCATACTTGATGATTGCCGGGATTGTGCCACCCCAGCCTGCAGTGTCAGTAATGCTTTGTTCGGATGTGCCGTTCGAAGCTGCGCCTGCTCCGGCAGTGCAGATTTAAAACTAATCAATGTGTAA
- the gluQRS gene encoding tRNA glutamyl-Q(34) synthetase GluQRS — MTENDQKSHTFTTRFAPSPTGGLHMGHAYSALLAFHEAQKHNGRFLLRIEDIDTTRCKPEFIEDIYRDLEWLGLRWEAPVRCQSQHFTDFQQALDTLKSMGVIYPCFCTRKEIQNTQPQIGPEGIIYPGTCKHLTAEEQQQLIDVGKSHSWRLNLDAALEKIDTPMFWRDQIARQIAATPELLGDVILARKDTPTSYHLSVVVDDALQNITHVIRGKDLWHATHIHVVLQALLKLPQPQYWHHDLLLDESGEKFAKRNKSMTLKSIREGGTSVKDLYTKLGF, encoded by the coding sequence ATGACAGAAAATGACCAGAAATCACATACGTTCACCACACGCTTTGCCCCCAGCCCAACGGGGGGATTACATATGGGGCATGCCTATTCAGCGCTTCTCGCCTTTCATGAAGCGCAAAAGCATAATGGACGTTTTCTGCTCCGGATCGAGGATATTGATACCACCCGCTGCAAACCTGAATTTATTGAAGATATCTACAGGGATTTAGAGTGGCTTGGCCTTAGATGGGAAGCCCCCGTTCGGTGTCAGAGTCAACACTTCACTGATTTTCAGCAAGCACTTGATACGCTTAAAAGCATGGGGGTTATCTACCCATGTTTTTGCACCCGGAAAGAAATCCAGAACACTCAGCCCCAAATAGGGCCAGAAGGCATTATCTATCCCGGCACCTGCAAACATCTAACCGCAGAAGAACAGCAACAGCTTATAGATGTGGGTAAATCTCATTCATGGAGGTTAAATCTGGATGCCGCACTAGAAAAAATAGACACACCTATGTTTTGGCGGGATCAAATCGCAAGACAAATAGCTGCGACCCCTGAACTACTGGGAGATGTTATTCTAGCGAGAAAAGATACACCAACGAGCTATCACCTTTCCGTTGTGGTGGATGATGCTTTGCAAAACATCACCCATGTAATCAGAGGAAAAGACCTCTGGCATGCGACACACATTCATGTGGTTTTGCAGGCTCTTCTTAAGCTTCCGCAACCTCAATACTGGCACCATGATTTGCTGCTTGACGAAAGCGGTGAAAAGTTCGCTAAACGCAACAAATCCATGACGCTAAAGTCCATTCGCGAGGGCGGTACTAGCGTAAAAGATTTATACACAAAGCTGGGCTTTTAA
- a CDS encoding M1 family aminopeptidase — MPRLFSLFTALLVWISFSESNVLAAPIEPGVSLELAKERKQLLSNIHYDLTFNLKDDAEAEINSQAIITFALSSIPETLQLDFKENGEKIRQLWVNDTERSIRFEKEHLVLSGTFLNAGENSVKIEFFAGQSSLNRNDDYLYTLFVPDRARTAFPVFDQPNLKATYNLTLTMPEAWQAIANGAVKHQSIDAGVKTIAFQTSDRISSYLFSFVAGRFDVVRREHNGQIFQMLHRETDTEKLEQNVDEIFDQHYAALKWLEDYTGIKHPFQKMDFALIPAFQYGGMEHVGAIQYRASSLFLEKDASKAQELGRANLIAHEVAHMWFGNLVTMDWFNDVWTKEVFANFMAAKIVNPSFPDVNHDLNFHIRNFPRAYAVDRTEGANAIRQELPNLNEAGTLYGSIIYNKAPIMMQQLELLLGKEEFQTGIQEYLNTFAGANATWPGLISILDRRSEHDLKAWSEVWVNSPRMPYINVSGSGLEQSDPMNKGRVWPQQFTVRKLDGASKSQTVNFADANVDVVLAEGDVLLFNTDGKGYGVFPVDLGSIREHWGAFSELERASVFISAYERMLGGDKSIAPYEYYNFLSERMFQEPNQLLQGLVLTQIENIFWNFLPEKQRNKTAKELEAMLLKAVLSETNKSIQKRLFRSFQNIAISRKQLSYLYAVWEGTIEIEGLVLSEIDRIRLASTLAIKLPKFGQKIINQQYAAIQNPDRQHRFKFVAGALSPDRNIRETFFELLKQEKHRAVEAWVLSAISYLHHPLRRKHAERFIEPSIELLEDIQKTGDIFFPGRWIVATLNSHRSEEAVDMIDTFLKEHPSYNYQLKLKLLQAADQTKRAHKLTGGK; from the coding sequence ATGCCGCGACTCTTTAGCTTGTTTACTGCTTTACTAGTTTGGATTTCTTTTAGTGAAAGTAATGTTTTAGCCGCTCCGATTGAGCCAGGTGTGTCTCTTGAGCTTGCGAAAGAACGAAAGCAGCTTCTCTCCAATATCCACTATGATCTCACTTTTAATCTGAAGGATGATGCAGAAGCTGAAATTAACAGCCAAGCAATTATTACGTTTGCTCTTTCCAGTATTCCTGAAACGTTGCAGTTGGATTTCAAAGAGAACGGCGAAAAAATACGTCAGTTGTGGGTGAATGATACGGAAAGAAGTATCAGATTTGAAAAAGAACATTTGGTGCTAAGTGGTACATTCCTTAATGCTGGTGAAAATAGTGTTAAAATAGAGTTTTTCGCGGGGCAAAGTTCTTTAAACCGGAACGATGATTATCTTTATACACTGTTCGTGCCCGACCGTGCCAGAACTGCCTTTCCGGTGTTTGATCAACCAAACCTGAAAGCTACCTATAATCTTACCCTTACAATGCCAGAAGCCTGGCAGGCAATTGCTAATGGTGCAGTGAAACACCAATCCATAGATGCTGGCGTGAAAACCATAGCCTTTCAAACCAGTGACCGTATCAGTAGTTATCTTTTCTCCTTTGTTGCTGGCCGTTTTGATGTCGTACGCCGGGAACATAACGGTCAAATTTTCCAGATGCTGCACCGCGAAACTGATACAGAAAAATTAGAGCAAAATGTGGATGAAATTTTTGATCAGCATTATGCGGCACTTAAATGGCTTGAAGACTATACGGGTATCAAGCATCCCTTTCAGAAAATGGATTTCGCCTTAATTCCAGCCTTTCAGTATGGCGGTATGGAACACGTTGGTGCCATTCAGTACCGGGCAAGCAGTTTGTTTCTGGAGAAAGATGCATCAAAAGCTCAGGAGCTTGGGCGAGCAAATCTTATTGCACATGAAGTTGCGCATATGTGGTTTGGTAACCTCGTAACGATGGATTGGTTCAATGATGTATGGACCAAAGAAGTGTTTGCTAATTTTATGGCTGCGAAAATTGTTAACCCAAGCTTTCCTGATGTGAACCATGATCTGAATTTTCATATCAGAAATTTCCCAAGGGCTTATGCAGTAGACCGAACTGAAGGGGCAAATGCTATCCGTCAGGAACTGCCAAATTTAAATGAGGCAGGCACTTTGTATGGCAGTATTATCTACAATAAAGCGCCGATTATGATGCAGCAGCTTGAGTTGCTTTTAGGTAAGGAAGAGTTCCAAACAGGTATCCAAGAGTATTTAAATACATTTGCCGGTGCCAATGCTACATGGCCGGGGTTGATCAGCATTCTAGATCGACGTTCAGAGCACGACCTGAAAGCATGGAGTGAAGTGTGGGTTAATTCACCCAGGATGCCATATATTAATGTCTCCGGTAGTGGTTTGGAACAGTCTGACCCTATGAATAAAGGAAGAGTGTGGCCGCAGCAATTCACCGTTCGTAAATTAGATGGTGCTTCTAAAAGCCAAACAGTTAATTTCGCAGATGCAAACGTGGATGTCGTACTGGCTGAAGGTGATGTGTTGCTCTTCAACACAGACGGTAAAGGCTACGGTGTTTTCCCCGTTGATTTGGGATCGATTAGGGAGCACTGGGGGGCGTTTTCTGAATTGGAAAGAGCTAGTGTTTTCATTAGTGCATATGAACGTATGCTGGGTGGTGACAAATCTATAGCGCCATATGAATACTATAATTTCTTGTCTGAAAGGATGTTTCAGGAACCTAATCAGTTATTACAGGGTTTAGTTCTTACACAGATCGAAAATATCTTCTGGAATTTTCTGCCTGAAAAACAGCGCAACAAAACCGCAAAAGAATTGGAAGCAATGCTCTTAAAAGCAGTGCTTTCGGAAACAAATAAATCGATCCAGAAACGGTTATTTCGTAGTTTTCAAAATATTGCCATTTCACGTAAGCAGTTGAGTTATTTGTATGCTGTATGGGAAGGTACCATTGAAATTGAAGGTTTGGTCTTGTCTGAGATTGACAGAATAAGACTTGCTTCCACATTAGCGATTAAACTTCCCAAGTTTGGGCAAAAAATTATTAATCAGCAATATGCTGCAATTCAGAACCCAGATCGTCAACACAGGTTTAAATTTGTGGCAGGAGCCCTTTCACCGGATAGGAATATCAGAGAAACTTTCTTTGAATTGTTAAAGCAAGAAAAACATCGTGCAGTAGAAGCTTGGGTTTTATCTGCAATTTCTTATTTGCATCACCCTTTAAGGCGCAAACATGCTGAAAGATTTATTGAACCAAGTATTGAGCTGTTAGAAGACATTCAGAAAACTGGTGATATTTTCTTTCCAGGGCGTTGGATAGTCGCGACGTTGAATTCACACCGATCAGAAGAGGCTGTCGATATGATTGATACCTTCTTGAAAGAACATCCGAGTTATAATTACCAACTGAAGTTAAAACTTTTACAAGCAGCAGATCAGACAAAGCGGGCTCATAAATTAACAGGTGGGAAGTAA
- a CDS encoding cob(I)yrinic acid a,c-diamide adenosyltransferase, translating into MVKLTKIYTRGGDKGQTSLVDGSRLDKDNARITAYGDVDETNSIIGLARLHTKAAADDMLSRIQNDLFDLGADLATPGDDFTPGEMTLRITSEQVERLEKEIDTLNAELAPLNSFILPGGSSASAFLHQARTVCRRAERHAITASKETAINPEAIKYLNRLSDHLFVASRYLNNKGSADVLWVPGANR; encoded by the coding sequence ATGGTCAAACTAACTAAAATCTATACTCGAGGCGGCGACAAAGGACAAACATCCCTTGTTGATGGTAGTCGGCTCGATAAAGATAATGCCCGCATTACCGCATACGGCGATGTAGATGAAACAAACTCTATCATTGGCCTAGCCCGCCTGCACACCAAAGCAGCGGCGGATGATATGCTGTCGCGAATTCAAAACGATCTCTTTGATCTGGGCGCAGATCTTGCGACCCCTGGTGACGATTTCACACCTGGTGAAATGACCCTCCGCATAACCAGCGAGCAGGTTGAACGGCTTGAAAAAGAGATAGACACACTGAACGCCGAACTAGCACCGCTGAATAGCTTTATTCTGCCGGGCGGTAGCTCAGCGAGTGCTTTTCTTCATCAAGCTCGTACCGTATGTCGCCGAGCAGAACGCCACGCTATAACAGCTTCAAAAGAAACAGCTATTAATCCTGAAGCAATAAAATATTTGAATCGTCTCTCTGACCACCTATTTGTTGCATCAAGGTACCTTAATAATAAAGGCTCTGCTGATGTTTTATGGGTACCGGGAGCCAACAGGTAA
- a CDS encoding electron transfer flavoprotein subunit alpha/FixB family protein, which produces MSALVFVEHDNTELKDATLAAVTAAQAFGDVDLLVAGSGCGAVAEAASKIAGVNKVLVADADAYAHPLAEELTAVVLANAEGYDAIIAPATTTGKNFLPRVAASLDVAQISDITEVVSTDTFKRPIYAGNAIATVQSADAVKVITVRGTAFDKAAAEGGSANVEDAKGADTVGVSSFVKSELSESDRPELTSAKIIISGGRGMGSGENFAIIDKVADKLGAAVGASRAAVDAGFVPNDYQVGQTGKIVAPELYIAVGISGAIQHLAGMKDSKVIVAINKDEEAPIFQVADYGLVADLFEAVPALEAAL; this is translated from the coding sequence ATGTCTGCTCTCGTATTTGTTGAACACGATAATACAGAACTTAAAGATGCTACACTAGCCGCTGTAACAGCTGCACAGGCATTTGGTGATGTTGACCTTCTTGTTGCTGGTTCTGGCTGCGGCGCTGTTGCTGAAGCCGCAAGCAAAATTGCTGGCGTAAACAAAGTTCTCGTCGCTGACGCTGATGCATACGCTCACCCACTAGCAGAAGAACTTACAGCAGTAGTTCTTGCAAACGCTGAAGGATACGATGCAATCATCGCACCTGCGACAACAACGGGTAAGAACTTCCTGCCGCGTGTTGCAGCCTCTCTTGATGTTGCACAGATTTCTGACATCACAGAAGTTGTTAGCACAGACACATTCAAGCGCCCAATTTATGCTGGTAACGCTATTGCGACAGTACAGAGCGCTGATGCGGTAAAAGTAATCACTGTACGCGGTACAGCGTTTGATAAAGCTGCTGCTGAAGGTGGTTCCGCCAACGTTGAAGATGCTAAAGGCGCAGACACTGTTGGCGTTTCAAGCTTCGTGAAATCAGAGCTCTCTGAATCTGACCGTCCAGAACTTACATCTGCGAAAATCATCATTTCCGGTGGTCGCGGTATGGGTTCAGGCGAAAACTTCGCGATTATTGATAAAGTAGCTGACAAACTTGGCGCAGCTGTTGGTGCATCTCGCGCTGCCGTTGATGCCGGCTTCGTACCAAACGATTATCAGGTTGGTCAAACAGGTAAGATTGTTGCTCCTGAGCTTTACATTGCTGTTGGTATCTCTGGCGCGATCCAGCACCTTGCAGGTATGAAAGACAGTAAAGTGATTGTAGCAATCAACAAAGACGAAGAAGCACCTATTTTCCAGGTTGCTGATTACGGCCTTGTTGCTGATCTATTCGAAGCAGTTCCAGCACTGGAAGCTGCTCTTTAA
- a CDS encoding demethoxyubiquinone hydroxylase family protein — MTDKEPVHKPTLEKQTPARPLPGDRDISEQAKRMIRVDHAGEFGAVRIYAGQRAIMGDKHPKAGLLKHMYEQEEVHLERFNKFIRERGVRPTIMAPFWHVAGFALGAGTALMGEKAAMACTQAVEEVIDDHYQHQLDTLDGADPELEEMIEVFQAEEVEHKRIAEEHGAEEAPGYPVLSAAIKAGCKAAIWISKRV; from the coding sequence ATGACAGATAAAGAACCAGTTCATAAACCAACGCTTGAAAAGCAAACGCCTGCACGCCCACTTCCGGGTGACCGGGATATATCCGAGCAAGCGAAGCGCATGATCCGTGTTGACCATGCTGGTGAATTCGGCGCTGTGCGCATATATGCGGGTCAGCGCGCTATCATGGGCGACAAACATCCTAAAGCAGGCCTCCTTAAGCATATGTACGAGCAAGAAGAAGTGCATCTGGAGCGTTTCAACAAGTTCATTCGCGAACGCGGCGTGCGCCCAACTATCATGGCGCCTTTCTGGCATGTTGCAGGTTTTGCGCTAGGTGCAGGTACAGCCCTGATGGGTGAAAAGGCTGCTATGGCCTGCACACAGGCTGTAGAAGAAGTGATCGATGATCATTACCAACACCAGCTTGATACCCTTGATGGTGCGGATCCTGAGCTTGAGGAAATGATTGAGGTTTTTCAGGCTGAGGAAGTGGAACACAAACGTATTGCGGAAGAACACGGTGCTGAAGAAGCACCGGGTTATCCTGTTCTTTCAGCAGCTATCAAAGCTGGCTGTAAAGCTGCAATCTGGATTTCCAAAAGAGTATAA
- a CDS encoding electron transfer flavoprotein subunit beta/FixA family protein, with amino-acid sequence MKIMVPVKRVVDYNVKVRVKSDNTGVELANVKMSMNPFDEIAVEEAIRLKEAGKAEEIVVVSVGPKLAQETIRTGLAMGADRGILVEHDGETEPLAVAKTLKAIVAEENPDIVLLGKQAIDGDNNQTGQMLAQLLGWPQGTFASEVAPEDGGLSVTREIDGGLETVKLNLPAVVTTDLRLNEPRYASLPNIMKAKRKPIDMKTPADYGVDMGTRLTVLKVEEPPQREAGIMVESVEDLVSKLKEKGVI; translated from the coding sequence ATGAAAATCATGGTCCCCGTCAAACGGGTAGTCGATTACAACGTGAAAGTTCGCGTAAAATCAGACAACACTGGCGTTGAGCTCGCCAACGTAAAAATGTCCATGAACCCTTTTGACGAAATTGCTGTTGAAGAAGCAATTCGCCTCAAGGAAGCTGGTAAAGCAGAAGAGATCGTTGTTGTATCTGTAGGCCCTAAGCTTGCACAGGAAACAATTCGTACAGGTCTCGCAATGGGTGCTGACCGCGGTATTCTTGTTGAGCATGACGGCGAAACTGAGCCGCTAGCTGTTGCTAAAACGCTGAAAGCAATCGTTGCTGAAGAAAACCCAGATATCGTTCTTCTTGGTAAGCAGGCGATTGACGGTGACAACAACCAAACTGGCCAGATGCTGGCACAGCTTCTTGGTTGGCCACAAGGTACATTCGCTTCGGAAGTTGCTCCTGAAGATGGCGGCCTAAGCGTTACTCGTGAAATCGACGGTGGTTTGGAAACAGTGAAGCTGAACCTTCCTGCTGTTGTAACAACAGACCTTCGTTTGAACGAGCCACGTTATGCGTCTCTACCAAACATCATGAAAGCGAAACGCAAGCCAATCGATATGAAAACACCTGCTGATTACGGTGTAGACATGGGCACGCGCCTTACTGTTCTGAAGGTAGAAGAGCCACCACAACGCGAAGCTGGTATCATGGTTGAAAGCGTTGAAGACCTAGTTTCCAAGCTTAAAGAAAAGGGAGTAATCTAA